The following are from one region of the Actinopolyspora halophila DSM 43834 genome:
- a CDS encoding amidohydrolase family protein: MSTVRIDAHHHLWELAARDRSWIDRRRWLRSGATSRSRSSADIRPYAEVALESFGPERVIFGSDWPVCLLAAGYEQVVTLAEELTGHLTTDERNRIFARTAERVYQLDSLSAPGR, from the coding sequence ATGAGCACCGTACGGATCGACGCGCATCATCACCTGTGGGAACTGGCCGCCCGCGACCGCTCCTGGATCGACCGGAGACGATGGCTCCGATCCGGCGCGACTTCCCGCTCGAGGAGTTCCGCCGACATTCGTCCGTACGCGGAGGTGGCACTCGAATCCTTCGGCCCGGAACGGGTGATCTTCGGTTCCGACTGGCCGGTGTGCCTACTCGCCGCCGGCTACGAGCAGGTGGTCACCCTGGCCGAGGAGCTGACCGGTCACCTCACCACCGATGAGCGCAACCGGATCTTCGCCCGCACCGCGGAGCGGGTCTATCAACTCGACAGCCTCTCCGCACCCGGGCGGTGA